The Mauremys reevesii isolate NIE-2019 linkage group 1, ASM1616193v1, whole genome shotgun sequence genome has a segment encoding these proteins:
- the LOC120383173 gene encoding putative olfactory receptor 52P1 yields MASFNLTPSDPSAFILTGIPGLQDAHLWISIPFSMFYIIIILGNFTILFVVGREQTLHKPMYLLLCMLALTDIGTSTSVIPKALCIFWFNLNGITVGGCLTQMFFLHAASVMHSAVLVTMAFDRYVAICDPLRYTTILTNARIAKLGLLGLIRAVLFILPLPLLLSRQPFCANRIIPHTFCDHMAVVKMSCGDITVSRLYGLVVAFVVNGFDLMLIALSYGLIIRAVLRISSKQAHQKALNTCTAHICVILTSYTPSLFSSLTHRFGQGITPHVHIILANLYFLLPPMLNPIIYGVKTKELRDKVGKYICRK; encoded by the coding sequence ATGGCATCTTTCAACCTCACTCCTTCTGACCCATCAGCATTCATCCTAACAGGCATCCCTGGCCTGCAAGATGCTCAcctctggatttccatccctttctctatgTTCTACATTATCATCATCTTGGGAAATTTCACAATTCTGTTTGTTGTAGggagagagcagaccctgcacaagccgatgtacctgctgctctgcatgctggcgcTCACAGATATTGGCACATCTACCTCTGTCATACCAAaggcactgtgtatattttggttcaatttgaatGGCATTACTGTGGGTGGCTGCCTCACACAGATGTTCTTCCTTCATGCAGCTTCTGTTATGCACTCAGCTGTCCTTGTCACAATGGCCTTTGATCGCTATGTTGCCATATGTGACCCTCTGAGATACACCACCATCCTCACCAATGCACGGATAGCTAAGCTGGGGCTCTTGGGTTTGATAAGAGCTGTTCTCTtcatcctgcccctgcccctgctcctgagcaggcagccattctgtgccaaccgCATTATCCCACATACCTTCTGCGACCACATGGCCGTGGTGAAGATGTCATGTGGGGACATCACAGTCAGCAGATTGTACGGCTTGGTGGTAGCATTTGTAGTCAATGGGTTTGACCTTATGCTCATTGCCTTGTCATATGGTCTAATCATCAGGGCTgtcctcagaatctcctccaagcaagcccaccagaaagccctcaacacctgcacagcccacatctgtgtgatACTGACATCTTATACTCCCTCGCTCTTCTCCTCTCTGACACACCGGTTTGGTCAGGGCATTACTCCACATGTTCACATCATCTTGGCCAACCTctatttcctccttcccccaatgCTCAACCCTATCATTTATGGGGTCAAAACCAAAGAGCTTCGTGACAAAGTGGGCAAATACATCTGCAGAAAGTGA